A single region of the Malaclemys terrapin pileata isolate rMalTer1 chromosome 20 unlocalized genomic scaffold, rMalTer1.hap1 SUPER_20_unloc_1, whole genome shotgun sequence genome encodes:
- the IKBKG gene encoding NF-kappa-B essential modulator isoform X3, with protein MNGTRQRRSCEMVQPSGGSGGDCGGLGEDSSLGKVAAWQLPSDLGGPEALQRFVAENQDLKEAIRQSNQMLRQRYQEFLRFKAAQRKERDFLMLRFREARDVVEKLNAERTEMKCQLEQALWEVEQLKGRQQLSALEKEIPEPEEADTMTLTQELAEPMMAPGPETLQLLKEQLEQLQEANRALQAQIQQQVQPPGEAGVRVKENGVQLERPVELEALQGSGDSGRRDAAELLQRRLKETEEESVGLKQQLALVQEEMAKLGTRTQEAEQQAEQQLQALRKQLELTEDRASVKAQVTSLLGELQESQSRLEACMLEKRDLEEKAQAAAERCCKLEREAEALHKQHSVQMDQLRMQAQNLETALRVERQGATEEKRKLAQLQAAYHQLFQDYDGHVKSGLESEKKSQGMELHLEELQQQLQQAEEALVAKQELIDKLKEDMEQHKAVLETIPVLKAQADIYKADFLAEREAREKLHEQREDLKEQFEQLRRDYDKLIADANGATWTLMEEMRNRHSEGRPPVPQPVYNMAPVPFQPLPAAGRRRSIHEEQPDFCCPKCQYQAPDMDTLQIHVMDCIK; from the exons ATGAACGGGACCCGGCAGCGCCGGAGCTGCGAGATGGTGCAGCCAAGCGGGGGCTCCGGTGGCGACTGCGGCGGCCTGGGCGAGGACTCGTCCCTGGGCAAGGTGGCGGCCTGGCAGCTGCCCTCCGACCTGGGCGGGCCCGAGGCCCTGCAGCGCTTCGTGGCCGAGAACCAGGACCTGAAGG AGGCCATTCGGCAGAGTAACCAGATGCTGCGGCAGCGCTACCAGGAGTTCCTGCGCTTCAAGGCCGCACAGCGCAAGGAGAGGGACTTCCTGATGCTCCGTTTCCGGGAGGCCCGGGATGTGGTGGAGAAGCTGAACGCTGAGCGGACCGAGATGAAGTGTCAACTGGAGCAGGCCCTCTGGGAGGTGGAGCAGCTCAAGGGAAGGCAGCAG CTGAGCGCCTTGGAGAAGGAGATCCCTGAGCCAGAGGAGGCGGACACTATGACTCTGACCCAGGAGTTGGCTGAGCCCATGATG GCCCCTGGCCCGGAGACCCTGCAGCTGctgaaggagcagctggagcagctccaggagGCCAACCGGGCCCTGCAGGCCCAGATCCAGCAGCAGGTGCAGCCCCCAGGAGAGGCTGGTGTGAGGGTCAAG GAGAATGGGGTCCAGCTGGAGAGGCCGGTGGAGCTGGAGGCCCTGCAGGGCAGCGGGGACAGCGG CAGGCGGGACGCAGCCGAGCTGCTGCAGAGGAGGCTGAAGGAGACGGAGGAGGA GAGCGTGGGGCTGaagcagcagctggcattggtgCAGGAGGAGATGGCCAAGCTGGGAACCAGGACACAGGAGGCTGAGCAGCAGGCCGAGCAGCAGCTTCAGGCCCTGAGGAAACAGCTGGAG ctgactgaGGACAGGGCCTCGGTGAAAGCCCAGGTGACCTCACTGCTGGGGGAGTTGCAGGAGAGCCAGAGCCGGCTGGAGGCCTGTATGCTGGAGAAGCGGGATCTGGAGGAGAA AGCACAGGCTGCTGCCGAGCGGTGCTGCAAGCTGGAGCGGGAGGCCGAGGCGCTGCACAAGCAGCACAGCGTGCAGATGGACCAGCTGCGCATGCAGGCCCAGAACCTGGAGACGGCGCTGCGGGTGGAGAGACAGGGCGCCACAGAGGAGAA GAGGAAGCTGGCCCAGCTGCAGGCAGCCTATCACCAGCTCTTTCAGGATTACGATGGGCACGTGAAATCTGGCCTAGAGAGCGAGAAGAAGAGCCAG GGCATggagctgcacctggaggagctgcagcagcagctgcagcaggctgAGGAGGCACTGGTGGCCAAGCAGGAGCTGATTGACAAGCTGAAGGAGGACATGGAGCAGCACAAGGCTGTGCTGGAGACCATCCCGGTGCTGAAGGCCCAG GCTGATATCTACAAGGCGGATTTCCTAGCGGAGCGTGAGGCCCGGGAGAAGCTGCACGAGCAGCGCGAGGATCTGAAGGAGCAGTTTGAGCAGCTACGGCGGGACTACGACAAGCTGATAGCAGATGCTAATGGAGCCACCTG GACTCTGATGGAGGAGATGAGGAACCGCCATTCGGAGGGGCGCCCACCTGTACCCCAGCCAG tTTACAACATGGCCCCAGTACCTTTCCAACCCCTGCCAGCTGCAGGGCGCAGGCGAAGTATCCACGAGGAGCAGCCGGATTTCTGCTGTCCCAAGTGCCAGTACCAAGCTCCGGACATGGATACACTGCAGATCCATGTGATGGACTGTATCAAGTGA
- the IKBKG gene encoding NF-kappa-B essential modulator isoform X1, translating into MNGTRQRRSCEMVQPSGGSGGDCGGLGEDSSLGKVAAWQLPSDLGGPEALQRFVAENQDLKEAIRQSNQMLRQRYQEFLRFKAAQRKERDFLMLRFREARDVVEKLNAERTEMKCQLEQALWEVEQLKGRQQLSALEKEIPEPEEADTMTLTQELAEPMMAPGPETLQLLKEQLEQLQEANRALQAQIQQQVQPPGEAGVRVKENGVQLERPVELEALQGSGDSGRRDAAELLQRRLKETEEESVGLKQQLALVQEEMAKLGTRTQEAEQQAEQQLQALRKQLEQLTEDRASVKAQVTSLLGELQESQSRLEACMLEKRDLEEKAQAAAERCCKLEREAEALHKQHSVQMDQLRMQAQNLETALRVERQGATEEKRKLAQLQAAYHQLFQDYDGHVKSGLESEKKSQGMELHLEELQQQLQQAEEALVAKQELIDKLKEDMEQHKAVLETIPVLKAQADIYKADFLAEREAREKLHEQREDLKEQFEQLRRDYDKLIADANGATWTLMEEMRNRHSEGRPPVPQPVYNMAPVPFQPLPAAGRRRSIHEEQPDFCCPKCQYQAPDMDTLQIHVMDCIK; encoded by the exons ATGAACGGGACCCGGCAGCGCCGGAGCTGCGAGATGGTGCAGCCAAGCGGGGGCTCCGGTGGCGACTGCGGCGGCCTGGGCGAGGACTCGTCCCTGGGCAAGGTGGCGGCCTGGCAGCTGCCCTCCGACCTGGGCGGGCCCGAGGCCCTGCAGCGCTTCGTGGCCGAGAACCAGGACCTGAAGG AGGCCATTCGGCAGAGTAACCAGATGCTGCGGCAGCGCTACCAGGAGTTCCTGCGCTTCAAGGCCGCACAGCGCAAGGAGAGGGACTTCCTGATGCTCCGTTTCCGGGAGGCCCGGGATGTGGTGGAGAAGCTGAACGCTGAGCGGACCGAGATGAAGTGTCAACTGGAGCAGGCCCTCTGGGAGGTGGAGCAGCTCAAGGGAAGGCAGCAG CTGAGCGCCTTGGAGAAGGAGATCCCTGAGCCAGAGGAGGCGGACACTATGACTCTGACCCAGGAGTTGGCTGAGCCCATGATG GCCCCTGGCCCGGAGACCCTGCAGCTGctgaaggagcagctggagcagctccaggagGCCAACCGGGCCCTGCAGGCCCAGATCCAGCAGCAGGTGCAGCCCCCAGGAGAGGCTGGTGTGAGGGTCAAG GAGAATGGGGTCCAGCTGGAGAGGCCGGTGGAGCTGGAGGCCCTGCAGGGCAGCGGGGACAGCGG CAGGCGGGACGCAGCCGAGCTGCTGCAGAGGAGGCTGAAGGAGACGGAGGAGGA GAGCGTGGGGCTGaagcagcagctggcattggtgCAGGAGGAGATGGCCAAGCTGGGAACCAGGACACAGGAGGCTGAGCAGCAGGCCGAGCAGCAGCTTCAGGCCCTGAGGAAACAGCTGGAG cagctgactgaGGACAGGGCCTCGGTGAAAGCCCAGGTGACCTCACTGCTGGGGGAGTTGCAGGAGAGCCAGAGCCGGCTGGAGGCCTGTATGCTGGAGAAGCGGGATCTGGAGGAGAA AGCACAGGCTGCTGCCGAGCGGTGCTGCAAGCTGGAGCGGGAGGCCGAGGCGCTGCACAAGCAGCACAGCGTGCAGATGGACCAGCTGCGCATGCAGGCCCAGAACCTGGAGACGGCGCTGCGGGTGGAGAGACAGGGCGCCACAGAGGAGAA GAGGAAGCTGGCCCAGCTGCAGGCAGCCTATCACCAGCTCTTTCAGGATTACGATGGGCACGTGAAATCTGGCCTAGAGAGCGAGAAGAAGAGCCAG GGCATggagctgcacctggaggagctgcagcagcagctgcagcaggctgAGGAGGCACTGGTGGCCAAGCAGGAGCTGATTGACAAGCTGAAGGAGGACATGGAGCAGCACAAGGCTGTGCTGGAGACCATCCCGGTGCTGAAGGCCCAG GCTGATATCTACAAGGCGGATTTCCTAGCGGAGCGTGAGGCCCGGGAGAAGCTGCACGAGCAGCGCGAGGATCTGAAGGAGCAGTTTGAGCAGCTACGGCGGGACTACGACAAGCTGATAGCAGATGCTAATGGAGCCACCTG GACTCTGATGGAGGAGATGAGGAACCGCCATTCGGAGGGGCGCCCACCTGTACCCCAGCCAG tTTACAACATGGCCCCAGTACCTTTCCAACCCCTGCCAGCTGCAGGGCGCAGGCGAAGTATCCACGAGGAGCAGCCGGATTTCTGCTGTCCCAAGTGCCAGTACCAAGCTCCGGACATGGATACACTGCAGATCCATGTGATGGACTGTATCAAGTGA
- the IKBKG gene encoding NF-kappa-B essential modulator isoform X2, whose amino-acid sequence MNGTRQRRSCEMVQPSGGSGGDCGGLGEDSSLGKVAAWQLPSDLGGPEALQRFVAENQDLKEAIRQSNQMLRQRYQEFLRFKAAQRKERDFLMLRFREARDVVEKLNAERTEMKCQLEQALWEVEQLKGRQQLSALEKEIPEPEEADTMTLTQELAEPMMAPGPETLQLLKEQLEQLQEANRALQAQIQQQVQPPGEAGVRVKENGVQLERPVELEALQGSGDSGRDAAELLQRRLKETEEESVGLKQQLALVQEEMAKLGTRTQEAEQQAEQQLQALRKQLEQLTEDRASVKAQVTSLLGELQESQSRLEACMLEKRDLEEKAQAAAERCCKLEREAEALHKQHSVQMDQLRMQAQNLETALRVERQGATEEKRKLAQLQAAYHQLFQDYDGHVKSGLESEKKSQGMELHLEELQQQLQQAEEALVAKQELIDKLKEDMEQHKAVLETIPVLKAQADIYKADFLAEREAREKLHEQREDLKEQFEQLRRDYDKLIADANGATWTLMEEMRNRHSEGRPPVPQPVYNMAPVPFQPLPAAGRRRSIHEEQPDFCCPKCQYQAPDMDTLQIHVMDCIK is encoded by the exons ATGAACGGGACCCGGCAGCGCCGGAGCTGCGAGATGGTGCAGCCAAGCGGGGGCTCCGGTGGCGACTGCGGCGGCCTGGGCGAGGACTCGTCCCTGGGCAAGGTGGCGGCCTGGCAGCTGCCCTCCGACCTGGGCGGGCCCGAGGCCCTGCAGCGCTTCGTGGCCGAGAACCAGGACCTGAAGG AGGCCATTCGGCAGAGTAACCAGATGCTGCGGCAGCGCTACCAGGAGTTCCTGCGCTTCAAGGCCGCACAGCGCAAGGAGAGGGACTTCCTGATGCTCCGTTTCCGGGAGGCCCGGGATGTGGTGGAGAAGCTGAACGCTGAGCGGACCGAGATGAAGTGTCAACTGGAGCAGGCCCTCTGGGAGGTGGAGCAGCTCAAGGGAAGGCAGCAG CTGAGCGCCTTGGAGAAGGAGATCCCTGAGCCAGAGGAGGCGGACACTATGACTCTGACCCAGGAGTTGGCTGAGCCCATGATG GCCCCTGGCCCGGAGACCCTGCAGCTGctgaaggagcagctggagcagctccaggagGCCAACCGGGCCCTGCAGGCCCAGATCCAGCAGCAGGTGCAGCCCCCAGGAGAGGCTGGTGTGAGGGTCAAG GAGAATGGGGTCCAGCTGGAGAGGCCGGTGGAGCTGGAGGCCCTGCAGGGCAGCGGGGACAGCGG GCGGGACGCAGCCGAGCTGCTGCAGAGGAGGCTGAAGGAGACGGAGGAGGA GAGCGTGGGGCTGaagcagcagctggcattggtgCAGGAGGAGATGGCCAAGCTGGGAACCAGGACACAGGAGGCTGAGCAGCAGGCCGAGCAGCAGCTTCAGGCCCTGAGGAAACAGCTGGAG cagctgactgaGGACAGGGCCTCGGTGAAAGCCCAGGTGACCTCACTGCTGGGGGAGTTGCAGGAGAGCCAGAGCCGGCTGGAGGCCTGTATGCTGGAGAAGCGGGATCTGGAGGAGAA AGCACAGGCTGCTGCCGAGCGGTGCTGCAAGCTGGAGCGGGAGGCCGAGGCGCTGCACAAGCAGCACAGCGTGCAGATGGACCAGCTGCGCATGCAGGCCCAGAACCTGGAGACGGCGCTGCGGGTGGAGAGACAGGGCGCCACAGAGGAGAA GAGGAAGCTGGCCCAGCTGCAGGCAGCCTATCACCAGCTCTTTCAGGATTACGATGGGCACGTGAAATCTGGCCTAGAGAGCGAGAAGAAGAGCCAG GGCATggagctgcacctggaggagctgcagcagcagctgcagcaggctgAGGAGGCACTGGTGGCCAAGCAGGAGCTGATTGACAAGCTGAAGGAGGACATGGAGCAGCACAAGGCTGTGCTGGAGACCATCCCGGTGCTGAAGGCCCAG GCTGATATCTACAAGGCGGATTTCCTAGCGGAGCGTGAGGCCCGGGAGAAGCTGCACGAGCAGCGCGAGGATCTGAAGGAGCAGTTTGAGCAGCTACGGCGGGACTACGACAAGCTGATAGCAGATGCTAATGGAGCCACCTG GACTCTGATGGAGGAGATGAGGAACCGCCATTCGGAGGGGCGCCCACCTGTACCCCAGCCAG tTTACAACATGGCCCCAGTACCTTTCCAACCCCTGCCAGCTGCAGGGCGCAGGCGAAGTATCCACGAGGAGCAGCCGGATTTCTGCTGTCCCAAGTGCCAGTACCAAGCTCCGGACATGGATACACTGCAGATCCATGTGATGGACTGTATCAAGTGA
- the G6PD gene encoding glucose-6-phosphate 1-dehydrogenase, with protein sequence MTLQRELSRSQVCGMMREELCQGKDFLQSDTHIFIIMGASGDLAKKKIYPTIWWLFRDGLLPDDTYVVGYARSQLTVADIRKQSQPYFKVEPDEQKKLEEFFARNSYVSGTYDDSTSFRRLNAHLDALHNGDKANRLFYLALPPSVYEHVTRNIKECCMGHGGWNRIIVEKPFGKDLESSNKLSNHIASLFREDQIYRIDHYLGKEMVQNLMVLRFGNRIFGPVWNRDNVACIILTFKEPFGTEGRGGYFDEFGIIRDVMQNHLLQMLCLVAMEKPASTDSDDVRDEKVKVLKCISELQLGNVVLGQYVGNPDGVGEARKSYLDDPTVPTGSNTATFATAVLYVDNERWDGVPFVLRCGKALNERKAEVRLQFRDVPGDIFQRQCKRNELVIRVQPNEAVYTKMMTKKPGMFFDPEESELDLTYGNRYKDVKLPDAYERLILDVFCGNQMHFVRSDELREAWRIFTPLLHKIESERIKPIPYCYGSRGPPAADELMKRVGFQYEGTYRWVNPHKL encoded by the exons ATGACTCTTCAGCGGGAGCTGAGCCGCTCGCAGGTGTGCGGGATGATGCGTGAGGAGCTCTGCCAGGGCAAGGACTTCCTCCAGTCCGACACCCACATCTTCATCATCATGGGGGCCTCG GGTGACTTGGCCAAGAAGAAGATCTACCCAACCATCTG GTGGCTCTTCCGGGATGGTCTCCTGCCTGATGACACCTATGTGGTGGGCTACGCCCGCTCCCAGCTCACCGTGGCCGACATCCGCAAGCAGAGCCAGCCCTACTTCAAG GTGGAGCCAGATGAGCAGAAGAAGCTGGAGGAGTTCTTTGCCCGGAACAGCTACGTGTCAGGGACctatgacgacagcacctccttccGGCGGCTGAACGCCCACCTGGACGCACTGCACAACGGGGACAAGGCCAACCGGCTCTTCTACCTGGCACTGCCCCCTAGTGTCTACGAGCACGTCACCCGCAACATCAAGGAATGCTGCATGGGCCATGG GGGTTGGAACCGCATCATCGTGGAGAAGCCATTCGGGAAGGACCTGGAGAGCTCCAACAAACTGTCCAATCACATCGCGTCGCTCTTCCGGGAGGACCAGATCTACCGCATTGACCACTACCTGGGCAAGGAGATGGTGCAGAACCTCATGGTGCTgag GTTCGGGAACCGGATTTTCGGCCCTGTGTGGAACCGGGACAATGTGGCCTGCATCATCCTGACCTTCAAGGAGCCGTTTGGCACAGAGGGGCGGGGCGGCTACTTCGATGAGTTCGGGATCATCCG CGATGTGATGCAGAACCACCTGCTGCAGATGCTCTGCCTGGTGGCCATGGAAAAACCAGCTTCCACAGACTCGGACGACGTGCGGGATGAGAAG GTGAAGGTGCTGAAGTGCATCTCGGAGTTGCAGCTGGGCAATGTGGTGCTGGGCCAGTATGTGGGGAACCCCGATGGGGTGGGCGAGGCCCGGAAGAGCTACCTGGATGACCCCACTGTCCCCACTGGCTCCAACACGGCCACCTTCGCTACCGCTGTGCTGTACGTGGACAACGAGAGATGGGATG GCGTCCCCTTCGTGCTGCGCTGTGGTAAGGCCCTGAACGAGCGCAAGGCCGAGGTGCGGCTGCAGTTCCGGGACGTGCCGGGCGACATCTTCCAGCGGCAGTGCAAGCGGAACGAGCTGGTGATCCGGGTGCAGCCCAACGAGGCCGTCTACACCAAGATGATGACCAAGAAACCTGGCATGTTCTTCGACCCCGAGGAGTCGGAGCTGGACCTGACCTATGGCAACCGCTACAAG GATGTGAAGCTGCCAGATGCCTATGAGCGACTCATCCTGGATGTCTTCTGTGGCAACCAGATGCACTTTGTGCGCAG tgaCGAGCTGCGTGAAGCCTGGCGCATTTTTACTCCGCTGCTGCACAAGATCGAGTCTGAGAGGATCAAACCAATCCCGTACTGCTACGGCAG CCGGGGCCCACCCGCGGCGGACGAGCTGATGAAGAGAGTCGGGTTCCAGTACGAGGGTACCTACCGCTGGGTGAATCCGCACAAGCTCTGA